The following are encoded together in the Lathyrus oleraceus cultivar Zhongwan6 chromosome 3, CAAS_Psat_ZW6_1.0, whole genome shotgun sequence genome:
- the LOC127125740 gene encoding serine/threonine-protein phosphatase 7 long form homolog: MLFGLRIHGKAVNDPTNVTNDVYMENLGIEPTASDKNGASVKIVWLEAVLTQLKNNPNPSEAENILHAKIYILLLIATFLMPDKSHNLLHSSWLPLVGDLEKCNSYSWGSACLATLYRHMCKAAHRGVKSIGGCVVLLIVWAFTCIPLIAPVSNEVPSFPYALRWCKRGMNYRTNPRHHLQGYRVAIEHMEEKDFIWRPYIQYPVPDYNDSRVWSATTYIICFYTVEMHQTNRVKLQFGFEQQIPSTPRCLSEHHNMTMVQAWDTH, encoded by the exons ATGTTATTCGGTCTCCGAATCCATGGAAAAGCTGTCAATGACCCAACAAACGTAACCAATGACGTTTACATGGAAAATTTGGGCATCGAACCAACCGCCTCGGATAAAAATGGGGCTTCAGTCAAAATTGTTTGGCTAGAAGCAGTATTAACGCAACTCAAAAATAACCCTAACCCGTCCGAGGCAGAAAATATTTTACATGCAAAAATTTATATTTTACTTTTAATTGCTACTTTTTTAATGCCAGATAAAAGTCACAATTTGTTGCATTCTTCTTGGTTACCTTTAGTAGGAGACCTTGAAAAATGTAATTCATACAGTTGGGGTTCTGCTTGTTTGGCTACACTATATAGACATATGTGCAAGGCGGCCCATAGAGGAGTAAAGAGCATAGGAGGATGTGTGGTATTACTAATTGTATGGGCATTCACATGCATACCCTTGATAGCCCCGGTTAGTAACGAGGTTCCATCATTTCCTTATGCATTAAG ATGGTGCAAACGAGGTATGAATTATCGAACTAATCCTCGACATCATTTACAAGGGTACCGTGTTGCAATAGAACACATGGAAGAAAAAGAT tttatttggaggccgTACATACAATATCCAGTGCCTGATTATAATGACAGCCGAGTCTGGAGTGCAACAACATATATCATATGTTTCTATACCGTTGAGATGCATCAGACGAATCGAGTCAAACTCCAATTTGGATTTGAACAACAAATACCGTCTACGCCAAGATGTCTAAGTGAACACCATAACATGACTATGGTCCAAGCTTGGGACACGCATTGA